The genomic region TGGCACCACCGCAACGACCTACGGCATCAGGACCCAGTTCAACGGCAACGGCAGCGTCACGGCAAACCGCGTGCGCGACCTTGTTCCTGCCGGGGGCGGGACGGTCAGGGGGATACTCAATTCCAGTTCCGGCCGTCTGGTGGTGCGCGACAACGACGTACAGGATTCCGGCCATGCCAACGGCGTGGGCGTGAGCTGCACCAGCAACCAGAGTACGGCGCGCGGCAATGTCGTCAGCGGCTTTGCCACCGGGATCAGCAACTGTGCGCTGAGCGGAAACTACGTCAATGCGAACTGAGCCGATACCGCTCTCCCGGATACGCCAGCCCGATTCATGCAGCCCATCGGCACGACGCCTGGCGATGGATGCGGCGTGCCGGTAGCGGCACCTGCGCAACCGCTCATTCAATGCGAGGAGGGTCGTCGTGTTTCCCGTGTTCCTCACAGTTCTTCCAATCGCCATCGCAGCACTCCTTGTCTTTTCTCCGGTCCATCGGGCCCATGCTGCCGGGAGCTACGGCAACTGCACCGGTTTCATCGACTCGCTGCCGGCCACCATCGGCACCCAGGGCACCTGGTGCCTGCGCAAGGACCTGAGCACCGGCATGAGCAGCGGCAACGCGATCACGGTCAACGCCAACAACGTCACCCTCGACTGCAACGGTTTCAAGATCGGCGGGCTGGCCGCCGGGGTGGGGACCAACGCCAATGGCATCCGGGCCGACAACCGCTTCAACCTGACTGTCCGCCGCTGCAATGTCCGCGGGTTCAGGGCGGGCATCCATACCTCGGGGGGTGGCGGCCACCTTATCGAACACAATCGTCTGGACGGCAATACCCTCGTCGGCCTCGCCATCCAGAGTTCCGCCTCGAGGATCAGTAGCAACCACGTGATCGATACCGGCGGCTCGACGGCCACAACCGGGTTCGCCGAGGGAGTCTTCGCGACCTCGGGCGTGGACATCGTCGACAACACCGTCAGTGGGGTGCTTCCTACGCCCAACGGCAGCGGCATCGGCTGGGCCTATGGCATCTATGCCAACTCGAATGACGGGGGCACCATCACCGGCAATCGCGTCCGCGGTCTGGTGCCGGCGGGAGCAGGCGCGGCCAGGGGAATCTACGATCTGCAGGCCGGTCGCGCCATCGTGCGTGGCAACGATGTCCAGGGCAATGGTGGCAGCGGCAGTGTGGGCGTGCATTGCAGCAACAACAAGGGCACGGCCCGCGACAACCTGATCGCCGGATTCGAGACCGGAATCCAGAACTGCCTGGCTTCCGGCAATACCGTCAACGGAAACTGAGGCGTAAGCCCAACGTTAGTCGCCCGTGCCCAGACTGCCGACCTGCATCAGGCAACCCGAGGAAGCCATGCCATGCACCCCCATGCGCACCCAGTCCATCGGGCGGGCCATGCCGGCCGCCATGACCGCAACTGCCGTCCCGGTCCCGGCCCGCGCTGCGACAGCAGGCCCGGCAGCGCCAACAACAGTATCGTCGACGGCTTCAGCACCGGCATTTCCGGCAGCGGCAGCGGCAGCGGCACCGGCACCGGCACCGGCGACGGCAACGTGACCAAGTAACAGTATGGACGCTTACCTGCTGCGGTTCGAACGGCTCGAGATCCTCGCCACCGTGAGCGAGGGTGTTCGCCCGGACAATGACTGGCTGTTGCTTCACTGGTTCTCCGGTTCGCACCCCGAGCCGCCCCGGATCATGCCGCTTCGCAACGCAACCGGATCCACGTTACTGGTCGCAGGCGACATGATCCCGCCATTCTCGTGCGCATGCGAACTGCCATGTGCGGATCCCCTCCCGGTGTTCCTGGCATTCCTGATTGTCGAACTGGGCGCCTACCCGCCCGCCGAACAGCCCAGGCGGGCCAACGCAGCCAACAGGAAAGTCGCCGACCTGCTTGCCGAGGCCTACGTCGAGGCGAACGAATGGGTAGCGGAGAGCCGGGGCATTGTCCGCGCCGATGCTGCCGCCATCGACACGGCGCTCTCCCAAGGAATCGTGGACTCAATCGCGCCGGCCTTCGTCGAGGAAGCCCGCACCAGGTTGGCACGGGATGGCTGGTCCGGTACCGGTGGGAGACCCGTTCTCCATGACGTGGTTGCATTCAGCCCTGCGCCGAAGGCGTCACGTCTGACACTTGAACGCGCCTATCCCGACGACGGCCATGGTTCCGCTGGCGCCCGCGTCGCCCTGCGGCTCGTTCTTGAGCAATGCGATCGCCTGTCCCCATCGCTTCCGGCATCGAGAGTGCCGCTCGTATAAGCCCTCACAAGTCGACATGCCGCTGGAGGGTGCCCGGCATCGACGCGATTCCGGCTACGGCAGCGACGCGTAAGTCCAACGTAAGTTCCCTCTGGGCAGGCTGTTTTCCAGCGGAAGCCATAGCCCGGCGCGGAGAGCACCGGCGGCTTCCGACCTACCAGACAGGAGACC from Lysobacter alkalisoli harbors:
- a CDS encoding right-handed parallel beta-helix repeat-containing protein, which encodes MFLTVLPIAIAALLVFSPVHRAHAAGSYGNCTGFIDSLPATIGTQGTWCLRKDLSTGMSSGNAITVNANNVTLDCNGFKIGGLAAGVGTNANGIRADNRFNLTVRRCNVRGFRAGIHTSGGGGHLIEHNRLDGNTLVGLAIQSSASRISSNHVIDTGGSTATTGFAEGVFATSGVDIVDNTVSGVLPTPNGSGIGWAYGIYANSNDGGTITGNRVRGLVPAGAGAARGIYDLQAGRAIVRGNDVQGNGGSGSVGVHCSNNKGTARDNLIAGFETGIQNCLASGNTVNGN